A window of Halovivax gelatinilyticus genomic DNA:
CGCGGCTCGTCGTCCGTTCGGTCCGTGGTGTCTGCTGGATTCGTCATTCGTACTCGATCGTCGCCGGTGGCTTGTGCGTCACGTCGTAGACGACGCGCGCGACGTTCTCGTTCTGACCGGTGATGCGCGACTGGATCCGCTGGAGGGTCTCCCAGTCGAGTTCCTGTGCCCGGGCGGTCATGCCGTCCCGAGAGTCGACCGAGCGGACCGAGACGACCCAGCCGTGGACCCGGTTGTCGCCTTTGACGCCCGTCGCCTTGCCGATCACGGCGGCGAGCGCTTGCCAGGGCTCGTACTCTTCGAGTTCGTCCTCGACGACGTGACAGGCCTCGCGGGCCACCTCGAGTTTCTCGTCGGTCACCTCGCCGATGACGCGGACGGCGAGGCCGGGGCCGGGAAACGGCATCCGCTCGGCGACGATCTCCTCCAGACCGAGGTGACGAGCCACCTCGCGAACTTCGTCCTTGTAGAGGTCGCGAACCGGTTCGACGATGCCGTCGAAGTCGACGACGTCCGGGAGGCCGCCAACGTTGTGGTGTGACTTGATTCCGCCTTCGGACTCGATCCGATCGGGGTAGATCGTCCCTTGCACCAGATAGTCGGCGTCTGCGTCTTTCGCCTCGCGTTCGAACTCGCGGATGAACTCTTCGCCGATGACGGCTCGCTTTTCCTCGGGATCGGTTACGCCGGCGAGCGCGTCGAGAAACCGCTCCTTTGCGTCGACGATCTGCAACGAGTCCATGTAAGCGAACGTTTCGCGAATCTGGTCGGTCTCGCCCT
This region includes:
- the guaA gene encoding glutamine-hydrolyzing GMP synthase codes for the protein MVDVETFVPQAIDEIADEIGDANAVIGLSGGVDSSVSAALAYEAIGEQLTPVYVDTGLMRKGETDQIRETFAYMDSLQIVDAKERFLDALAGVTDPEEKRAVIGEEFIREFEREAKDADADYLVQGTIYPDRIESEGGIKSHHNVGGLPDVVDFDGIVEPVRDLYKDEVREVARHLGLEEIVAERMPFPGPGLAVRVIGEVTDEKLEVAREACHVVEDELEEYEPWQALAAVIGKATGVKGDNRVHGWVVSVRSVDSRDGMTARAQELDWETLQRIQSRITGQNENVARVVYDVTHKPPATIEYE